A region from the Microbacterium lacus genome encodes:
- a CDS encoding phosphoenolpyruvate carboxykinase (GTP): MALADIFTRPSNTPARRNPAATGFGARPTVEGDGMAALVAWVDQIAALTQPDRIHWVDGSRAENDALLREMVDEGKIIKLNPEWRPGSYLARSHPSDVARTEARTFIASELEEDAGPTNNWVAPSEIRATITPLFEGSMRGRTMYVVPFSMGPVGGPLSHIGVQVTDSAYAVTSIGIMTRVGVGVLREIAAGAPWVKTVHSVGAPLAPGEQDVAWPCNDEKYIVHFPDTLEVWSFGSGYGGNAILAKKCFALRIASVIGRDEGWLAEHMLLIRVIDPAGKAFHVAAAFPSACGKTNLAMLRPSIPGWRVETLGDDIAWLRPGEDGRLWAINPEAGFFGVAPGTGESTNVTAVETLWGNTIFTNVALRPDGDVWWEGLTDEAPANLIDWEGNPWTPASGRPAAHPNSRFTVGAGQCPQIASDWEAPEGVPLDAILFGGRRATNVPLVVEATDWTHGVFLGSNISSERTAAAEGTVGELRRDPFAMLPFCGYNMADYFGHWLSVGQKLRFDRAPRIFQVNWFRKGADGRFLWPGFGDNARVIDWIIRRIEGAVPAVDSPIGRLPRTEDLNLDGIEVPQADLDELFAIDRSSWLREAELTEEFYATFGGRIPAPLQSELQALRYRLQRS, encoded by the coding sequence ATGGCCCTTGCCGACATCTTCACACGGCCCTCGAACACGCCCGCCCGCCGCAACCCCGCCGCGACGGGCTTCGGAGCACGGCCGACCGTCGAGGGGGACGGCATGGCCGCGCTCGTGGCATGGGTCGATCAGATCGCCGCGCTGACCCAGCCCGACCGCATCCACTGGGTCGACGGGTCCCGCGCTGAGAACGACGCGCTGCTGCGCGAGATGGTCGACGAGGGCAAGATCATCAAGCTCAACCCCGAGTGGCGGCCGGGCTCGTACCTCGCCCGCTCGCACCCGAGCGACGTCGCGCGCACCGAGGCCCGCACCTTCATCGCGTCCGAGCTCGAAGAGGACGCCGGGCCCACGAACAACTGGGTCGCCCCGTCCGAGATCCGTGCGACGATCACGCCGCTGTTCGAGGGCAGCATGCGCGGGCGCACGATGTACGTCGTCCCGTTCTCGATGGGTCCGGTCGGCGGTCCGCTCTCGCACATCGGCGTGCAGGTCACCGACAGCGCCTACGCCGTGACCTCGATCGGCATCATGACGCGGGTCGGCGTCGGCGTGCTCCGCGAGATCGCGGCGGGCGCGCCGTGGGTCAAGACCGTGCACTCGGTCGGCGCTCCGCTCGCTCCCGGCGAGCAGGACGTCGCGTGGCCCTGCAACGACGAGAAGTACATCGTCCACTTCCCCGACACGCTCGAGGTGTGGTCCTTCGGCTCGGGCTACGGCGGCAACGCGATCCTCGCCAAGAAATGCTTCGCGCTGCGCATCGCCTCGGTCATCGGTCGCGACGAGGGCTGGCTCGCCGAGCACATGCTGCTCATCCGGGTGATCGACCCGGCGGGCAAGGCGTTCCACGTCGCGGCGGCGTTCCCGTCCGCATGCGGCAAGACGAACCTCGCGATGCTCCGTCCCTCCATCCCCGGCTGGCGGGTCGAGACGCTGGGCGACGACATCGCGTGGCTGCGCCCCGGCGAGGACGGGCGCCTCTGGGCGATCAACCCCGAGGCGGGCTTCTTCGGTGTTGCTCCCGGCACGGGGGAGTCGACGAACGTCACGGCGGTCGAGACCCTGTGGGGCAACACGATCTTCACGAACGTCGCCCTCCGTCCCGACGGCGACGTCTGGTGGGAGGGTCTGACGGACGAGGCGCCCGCGAACCTCATCGACTGGGAGGGCAACCCGTGGACGCCGGCATCCGGTCGTCCCGCCGCGCACCCGAACTCGCGCTTCACGGTCGGAGCGGGGCAGTGCCCGCAGATCGCGAGCGACTGGGAGGCTCCCGAGGGCGTTCCGCTCGACGCGATCCTGTTCGGCGGCCGCCGCGCCACGAACGTCCCGCTCGTCGTCGAGGCCACCGACTGGACGCACGGTGTCTTCCTGGGCTCGAACATCTCCTCCGAGCGCACGGCGGCCGCCGAGGGCACGGTCGGCGAGCTCCGCCGCGACCCGTTCGCGATGCTCCCGTTCTGCGGCTACAACATGGCCGATTACTTCGGGCACTGGCTCTCGGTCGGGCAGAAGCTGCGCTTCGACCGCGCTCCGCGCATCTTCCAGGTGAACTGGTTCCGCAAGGGCGCCGACGGCCGGTTCCTGTGGCCCGGTTTCGGCGACAACGCCCGCGTGATCGACTGGATCATCCGCCGCATCGAGGGTGCCGTTCCGGCGGTCGACAGCCCGATCGGGCGCCTTCCCCGCACGGAGGACCTGAACCTGGACGGGATCGAGGTTCCGCAGGCCGACCTGGACGAGCTGTTCGCGATCGACCGGTCCTCGTGGCTGCGCGAGGCGGAGCTGACCGAGGAGTTCTACGCAACCTTCGGCGGCCGCATCCCCGCCCCGCTCCAGTCCGAGCTGCAGGCCCTGCGGTACCGCCTCCAGCGCTCCTGA
- a CDS encoding ABC transporter permease gives MSLPERGDAASVIEQPTLDELRAEALQWGRKPRRFGAWYVTEHMVRAMRAYGWTIIVGALGQPILYLLGLAVGLAALIDAPVSEGGVEVSYLVFVAPALLMTSTIAVASEEFTYPVMSGFKWRRYFFGFSASAIAPGQIATGVMFGAAARMVVTAVAYTAFLYLFGAIPDAATGWLAIFIAILAGLAFGVPLMAYAASITDDKGQFALVQRFIFMPMFLFSGTFYPLATLPLWLQWIGWISPLWHATEIGRWLTYGRPIEPLLLFVHFGYLIALTVGGFVIARRLFERRLAA, from the coding sequence ATGAGCCTGCCCGAACGCGGGGACGCGGCATCCGTCATCGAGCAGCCCACCCTCGACGAACTGCGCGCCGAGGCGCTCCAGTGGGGCCGCAAGCCGCGCCGATTCGGCGCCTGGTACGTCACCGAGCACATGGTGCGCGCGATGCGCGCGTACGGATGGACGATCATCGTGGGCGCGCTCGGGCAGCCGATCCTCTACCTGCTCGGCCTCGCCGTGGGGCTCGCGGCCCTGATCGACGCGCCCGTGAGCGAGGGCGGCGTCGAGGTCTCGTACCTCGTCTTCGTCGCCCCCGCACTGCTCATGACCTCGACGATCGCGGTCGCGAGCGAGGAGTTCACCTACCCGGTCATGTCGGGCTTCAAGTGGCGCCGCTACTTCTTCGGCTTCAGCGCGTCGGCGATCGCGCCCGGGCAGATCGCCACCGGCGTCATGTTCGGCGCCGCAGCCCGCATGGTCGTCACCGCCGTGGCGTACACGGCGTTCCTGTACCTCTTCGGGGCGATCCCGGATGCCGCCACGGGCTGGCTGGCGATCTTCATCGCGATCCTCGCCGGGCTCGCCTTCGGCGTCCCGCTCATGGCGTACGCGGCGTCGATCACCGATGACAAGGGCCAGTTCGCGCTCGTGCAGCGGTTCATCTTCATGCCGATGTTCCTGTTCTCCGGCACGTTCTATCCGCTCGCGACGCTACCGCTCTGGCTGCAGTGGATCGGCTGGATCTCGCCGCTCTGGCATGCGACCGAGATCGGCCGGTGGCTGACGTACGGGCGCCCGATCGAACCGCTCCTGTTGTTCGTCCACTTCGGGTACCTCATCGCGCTCACCGTCGGCGGTTTCGTGATCGCCCGGCGCCTGTTCGAGCGGAGGCTGGCCGCGTGA
- a CDS encoding ABC transporter ATP-binding protein produces the protein MSTTRPTRRRGRTEPEGPRATFRQLLPFIFEHKRTLVVVAVLSILGAAATLAQPLLVGVVIERVQQGDTLGLLVWLLVALVVIASVISGYQHYLLQRTGTAVVYSSRRKLIARILRLPISEFDARRTGDLVSRVGTDTTLLYAVLTQGLADAVGNSLIFVGALIAMAVIDPVLLVLIVVVIGISVVIVVLLSGRIRTASTEQQERVGELASGVERAVGSIRTVRAAGATARETAAVEAMATQAYEVGVRIAKVSALVVPVAGIALQVSLLVVLGVGGFRVAAGAITIAALVSFILFLFLMIQPLASTFGAITSVNQALGALGRIQEVLDLPTEDQDDARIAAGATPTDAGAAASDSAPAISFRDVRFRYPENVIAAREAAAKEARAVLEQVHLESAATEPAIEPERDVLRGVTFDVPRGARVALVGPSGAGKSTILSLIERFYDPTDGAIALDGRDIRTLPRDELRAQFGYVEQDAPTLAGTIGDNLRLGSPDATDADCERVLRAVNLGEVLERSPLGVDAPVGEDGVMLSGGERQRLAIARALLAAPPILLLDESTSSLDGVNEQRMRDAIDAVAADRTLIVIAHRLSTVVDSDRIVVLDHGQVIGQGTHSELVASTPLYRDLAKHQLLV, from the coding sequence ATGTCCACGACCCGTCCCACCCGCCGTCGCGGGCGCACCGAGCCGGAAGGGCCTCGCGCGACCTTCCGGCAGCTGCTGCCGTTCATCTTCGAGCACAAGCGGACCCTCGTCGTGGTCGCCGTGCTCAGCATCCTCGGCGCCGCGGCGACCCTCGCCCAGCCTCTTCTGGTCGGCGTCGTCATCGAGCGTGTGCAACAAGGCGACACCCTCGGTCTCCTGGTCTGGCTGCTCGTCGCGCTCGTCGTCATCGCATCCGTGATCTCGGGCTATCAGCACTACCTCCTCCAGCGGACCGGGACAGCGGTCGTCTACTCGAGCCGCCGCAAGCTCATCGCGCGCATCCTGCGTCTGCCGATCAGCGAATTCGACGCGCGCCGCACCGGTGACCTCGTCTCGCGCGTCGGCACGGATACGACACTGCTCTACGCGGTGCTCACTCAGGGACTTGCGGACGCGGTCGGCAATTCGCTCATCTTCGTCGGAGCGCTCATCGCGATGGCCGTGATCGATCCGGTCCTCCTCGTCCTCATCGTGGTCGTGATCGGGATCTCGGTCGTGATCGTCGTGCTGCTCAGCGGCCGCATCCGCACCGCGTCGACCGAGCAGCAGGAACGCGTCGGCGAGCTCGCCTCCGGCGTCGAACGCGCGGTCGGATCGATCCGCACGGTGCGCGCCGCCGGCGCGACGGCCCGCGAGACCGCCGCCGTCGAGGCGATGGCGACCCAGGCCTACGAGGTCGGCGTGCGCATCGCGAAGGTCTCCGCCCTGGTCGTGCCGGTCGCGGGCATCGCCCTGCAGGTCTCGCTCCTGGTGGTGCTCGGCGTCGGCGGCTTCCGCGTCGCCGCGGGCGCGATCACGATCGCCGCCCTCGTGTCGTTCATCCTCTTCCTGTTCCTGATGATCCAGCCGCTGGCCTCGACCTTCGGCGCGATCACGTCCGTCAACCAGGCCCTCGGCGCCCTCGGACGCATCCAGGAGGTCCTCGACCTGCCGACCGAGGACCAGGACGACGCCCGCATCGCGGCGGGCGCGACGCCGACGGATGCCGGGGCGGCGGCATCCGATTCGGCACCGGCGATCTCGTTCCGGGACGTGCGGTTCCGCTACCCCGAGAACGTGATCGCCGCCCGGGAGGCCGCGGCGAAGGAAGCCCGCGCGGTGCTCGAGCAGGTGCACCTGGAGAGCGCCGCGACCGAGCCGGCGATCGAGCCCGAGCGCGATGTGCTGCGCGGCGTCACCTTCGACGTGCCCCGCGGGGCACGCGTCGCCCTCGTCGGGCCGAGCGGCGCGGGCAAGAGCACGATCCTGTCGCTCATCGAGCGGTTCTACGACCCGACCGACGGGGCCATCGCGCTGGACGGGCGCGACATCCGCACGCTGCCGCGCGACGAGCTGCGCGCGCAGTTCGGTTACGTCGAGCAGGACGCTCCCACGCTCGCCGGCACGATCGGCGACAACCTCCGGCTCGGGTCCCCCGACGCGACGGATGCCGACTGCGAGCGTGTGCTGCGCGCCGTGAACCTGGGCGAGGTGCTCGAACGGAGCCCGCTCGGCGTCGACGCCCCCGTCGGCGAGGACGGCGTGATGCTCTCCGGCGGCGAACGTCAGCGCCTCGCGATCGCACGGGCGCTGCTGGCTGCGCCGCCGATCCTGCTCTTGGATGAGTCCACCTCATCCCTGGACGGCGTGAACGAGCAGCGCATGCGCGACGCGATCGACGCCGTCGCCGCCGACCGGACGCTCATCGTGATCGCGCACCGCCTGTCGACCGTGGTGGACAGCGACCGGATCGTGGTGCTGGATCACGGTCAGGTCATCGGCCAGGGGACGCACTCCGAGCTCGTGGCCTCGACGCCGCTCTACCGCGACCTCGCGAAGCACCAGCTCCTGGTCTGA
- a CDS encoding helix-turn-helix domain-containing protein, with translation MAPTSIELSTLGHRIRHQRVAHGLTLDELGEQVGVAGSQLSLIENGKREPKLSLLQAIATATGVEVTELLSPEPPNRRAALEIELERAQASSVFRQLGVPPVRVTKGIPDETIESILGLHRELQRREREAIATPEEARRANTELRLRMRDADNYLPEIEQLAEKQLKAAGHVSGALTHRTVSVMAQQLGFELIYVNDLPHSARSVTDLEHGRIYLPPASIPGGHGLRSMALQAMAHRLLGHQRPTDYADFLMQRLEINYFAACALMPEAASVAFLSQAKRDRNLAVEDFRDAFGVTHEAAAMRMTNLLTTHLGIRLHFLRADGSGAISRVYENDDLPVPHDVTGSVEGQILCRRFLARSAFEEQNRTTEHYQYTDTPAGTFWCSTQTGSTKDGEFSITVGVPFDDAKWFRGRETQKRATSTCPDESCCRRPPTEVTERWQGKAWPSARVHMQMFSPLPRGAFPGVDDNEVYAFLDRHAGG, from the coding sequence ATGGCGCCCACCTCGATCGAGCTGTCCACCCTCGGCCACCGCATCCGTCATCAGCGTGTGGCGCACGGCCTCACCCTGGACGAGCTGGGCGAGCAGGTCGGTGTCGCGGGGAGCCAGCTCAGCCTGATCGAGAACGGCAAGCGCGAGCCGAAGCTCTCGCTGCTGCAGGCGATCGCGACCGCGACCGGGGTCGAGGTCACCGAGCTGCTCTCCCCGGAGCCTCCGAACCGCCGGGCCGCGCTGGAGATCGAGCTCGAGCGCGCGCAGGCGAGTTCGGTGTTCCGCCAGCTCGGCGTCCCGCCCGTGCGCGTCACGAAGGGCATCCCCGACGAGACGATCGAATCGATTCTGGGCCTGCATCGCGAACTGCAGCGCCGCGAGCGCGAAGCGATCGCGACACCCGAGGAGGCCAGGCGCGCGAACACCGAACTTCGGCTGCGCATGCGGGATGCCGACAACTACCTCCCCGAGATCGAGCAGCTCGCCGAGAAGCAGCTCAAGGCCGCGGGTCACGTGTCGGGGGCGCTCACGCACCGCACGGTGAGCGTCATGGCCCAGCAGCTGGGATTCGAACTGATCTATGTGAACGACCTGCCGCATTCGGCTCGCTCGGTCACCGACCTCGAGCACGGCCGCATCTACCTGCCTCCCGCGTCGATTCCGGGCGGCCATGGCCTGCGATCGATGGCGCTCCAGGCCATGGCTCATCGACTCCTCGGACATCAGCGTCCGACCGACTACGCCGATTTCCTGATGCAGCGGCTCGAGATCAACTACTTCGCAGCGTGCGCGCTCATGCCCGAAGCGGCATCCGTCGCCTTCCTGAGCCAGGCCAAGCGCGACCGCAACCTCGCCGTGGAGGACTTCCGCGACGCGTTCGGCGTCACGCACGAGGCGGCGGCGATGCGGATGACGAACCTGCTCACGACGCACCTCGGGATCCGACTGCACTTCCTGCGAGCGGACGGCTCGGGGGCGATCTCCCGCGTGTACGAGAACGACGACCTTCCGGTGCCGCACGACGTGACCGGCTCGGTGGAGGGTCAGATCCTGTGCCGCCGGTTCCTCGCCCGCTCCGCGTTCGAGGAGCAGAACCGCACGACGGAGCACTACCAGTACACCGATACCCCGGCGGGCACGTTCTGGTGCTCGACGCAGACCGGATCGACGAAGGACGGCGAGTTCTCGATCACCGTCGGCGTGCCGTTCGACGACGCGAAGTGGTTCCGCGGCCGCGAGACCCAGAAACGCGCCACCTCGACGTGCCCCGATGAATCCTGCTGCCGCCGCCCTCCGACCGAGGTCACCGAGCGATGGCAGGGCAAGGCGTGGCCGAGCGCCCGCGTGCACATGCAGATGTTCTCGCCGCTCCCCCGCGGTGCCTTCCCCGGGGTCGACGACAACGAGGTCTACGCGTTCCTCGACCGGCACGCGGGAGGCTGA
- a CDS encoding NAD-dependent succinate-semialdehyde dehydrogenase has product MTENRESALLADVPDGLFIGGEWRAATEGKQLRVFDPATGRVVKTIADASPEDGKAAMDAAVEAFPAWAKTPARERAEILRRAFDLLQERKEDFALLMTIEMGKPLAEARGEVGYGGEFLRWFSEETARIQGRYGANPEGTGRMIVSQHPVGPCFLITPWNFPLAMATRKIAPALAAGCTVVIKPAELTPLTTLYFAKLLEDAGLPKGVVNVFTTSTSGAVSEPIIRDPRLRKLSFTGSTGVGQRLLEQASQGVLRTSMELGGNAPFVVFEDADLDKAVDGAILAKFRNIGQACTAANRFIVHRAVADEFARRVTERVKAFKMGRGTEDGVVIGPLIDDRAVAKAEELVGDAVERGAQLLTGGQRGVIDGLGDGTFYEATVLTDVAAGSDILREEIFGPVLAIVPFDTEDEAVAIANDTEYGLVSYVFTESLSRGQRMIDKLETGMMGLNVGVVSNAAAPFGGWKMSGLGREGGAEGIHEYLQTKYTLTANPYA; this is encoded by the coding sequence ATGACCGAGAACCGCGAGTCCGCCCTGTTGGCTGACGTCCCCGACGGCCTGTTCATCGGCGGCGAATGGCGTGCCGCGACCGAGGGCAAGCAATTGCGTGTGTTCGACCCGGCGACCGGCCGCGTCGTGAAGACGATCGCCGACGCGTCGCCGGAGGACGGCAAGGCCGCGATGGATGCCGCCGTCGAGGCCTTCCCCGCGTGGGCGAAGACCCCGGCACGGGAGCGCGCCGAGATCCTGCGTCGCGCGTTCGACCTGCTGCAGGAGCGCAAGGAGGACTTCGCGCTCCTCATGACGATCGAGATGGGCAAGCCCCTGGCCGAAGCGCGCGGCGAGGTCGGCTACGGCGGTGAGTTCCTGCGTTGGTTCAGCGAAGAGACCGCGCGCATCCAGGGCCGCTACGGAGCGAACCCCGAGGGCACCGGCCGCATGATCGTGTCGCAGCATCCGGTCGGCCCCTGCTTCCTGATCACCCCGTGGAACTTCCCGCTCGCGATGGCGACCCGCAAGATCGCGCCCGCGCTCGCCGCGGGATGCACGGTCGTCATCAAGCCCGCCGAGCTCACCCCGCTCACCACCCTGTACTTCGCGAAGCTTCTGGAGGACGCGGGCCTGCCCAAGGGTGTCGTGAACGTCTTCACGACGTCGACCTCCGGCGCGGTCTCCGAGCCGATCATCCGCGACCCGCGGCTGCGCAAGCTCTCCTTCACCGGCTCGACCGGAGTCGGACAGCGTCTGCTCGAGCAGGCGTCGCAGGGCGTTCTGCGCACCTCGATGGAGCTCGGTGGCAACGCGCCGTTCGTGGTGTTCGAGGACGCGGATCTCGACAAGGCGGTCGACGGGGCGATCCTGGCGAAGTTCCGCAACATCGGGCAGGCCTGCACGGCGGCCAACCGCTTCATCGTGCACCGTGCTGTGGCCGACGAGTTCGCCCGCCGCGTCACCGAGCGCGTGAAGGCGTTCAAGATGGGCCGCGGCACCGAGGACGGCGTCGTGATCGGCCCGCTCATCGATGACCGGGCGGTCGCGAAGGCCGAAGAGCTCGTGGGAGACGCCGTCGAGCGCGGCGCGCAGCTCCTCACCGGCGGTCAGCGCGGCGTGATCGACGGTCTCGGCGACGGCACGTTCTACGAGGCCACCGTCCTCACCGACGTCGCGGCCGGCAGCGACATCCTCCGCGAGGAGATCTTCGGCCCCGTCCTGGCGATCGTCCCGTTCGACACGGAGGACGAAGCCGTCGCGATCGCGAACGACACCGAATACGGGCTCGTCTCCTACGTCTTCACCGAGTCGCTCTCGCGCGGGCAGCGCATGATCGACAAGCTCGAGACCGGCATGATGGGCCTGAACGTGGGCGTCGTCTCCAACGCCGCAGCCCCCTTCGGCGGTTGGAAGATGTCGGGCCTCGGCCGGGAGGGCGGCGCCGAGGGAATCCACGAGTACCTGCAGACGAAGTACACGCTCACGGCCAATCCGTACGCCTGA
- a CDS encoding winged helix DNA-binding domain-containing protein — protein MRQREMIERRLRSHRLSAPAPTVAEAAAHMLATQGQEFWGGRWALAVRTRGTPALSGVDAAFDRGEIVRSWTMRGTIHIIPARDLAWVLSLTAERQSRGAAAVHRREGIDADVLARAERVTRAALAGGGRLTRAELFGVLEGGGVSTVGQRGYHVLVALSLRGVVCQGPVVPREGGPSREQYLVRTDEWIVESASPADPFAEFFARYVASHGPAGARDFAWWSGLPLGVARAAAGAASDRLVEIDADPEPVWIAAGPAPRRLTTVPDVLALPPFEEYYLSYADRSVPCASEFLARIGPGMNGIVRPILVSRGEIVGVWTHSVAVGWHAEHPLPELFVPDAATDAEISGALERYRDFITG, from the coding sequence ATGCGGCAGCGCGAGATGATCGAGCGGCGGCTGCGCTCGCACCGGCTGAGCGCGCCGGCCCCGACCGTCGCGGAGGCGGCCGCGCACATGCTCGCGACACAGGGGCAGGAGTTCTGGGGTGGCCGCTGGGCGCTGGCGGTCCGCACACGCGGCACGCCCGCGCTGAGCGGCGTCGACGCGGCCTTCGACCGGGGCGAGATCGTCCGCTCCTGGACGATGCGCGGGACGATCCACATCATCCCGGCGCGCGACCTCGCCTGGGTGCTGTCCCTGACCGCCGAGCGGCAGAGTCGAGGCGCCGCCGCCGTGCACCGCCGAGAGGGGATCGATGCCGACGTCCTGGCGCGTGCTGAGCGGGTGACGCGCGCGGCACTCGCCGGCGGCGGGCGCCTGACACGGGCCGAGCTGTTCGGCGTGCTCGAAGGCGGTGGAGTGTCGACGGTGGGGCAGCGGGGGTATCACGTGCTCGTCGCGCTGTCTCTGCGCGGGGTCGTGTGCCAAGGCCCCGTGGTGCCGCGTGAGGGGGGACCGTCGCGCGAGCAGTACCTCGTGCGCACGGACGAATGGATCGTCGAGTCCGCGAGCCCTGCCGACCCGTTCGCGGAGTTCTTCGCGCGCTACGTGGCCTCGCACGGGCCCGCCGGCGCGCGGGACTTCGCGTGGTGGTCGGGTCTGCCGCTCGGCGTGGCGCGGGCCGCCGCGGGGGCGGCATCCGATCGGCTCGTCGAGATCGACGCCGACCCCGAACCTGTGTGGATCGCTGCGGGCCCGGCGCCCCGCCGACTCACCACCGTGCCCGACGTCCTCGCCCTGCCGCCGTTCGAGGAGTACTACCTGTCGTACGCCGACCGATCGGTGCCGTGCGCGTCGGAGTTCCTCGCCCGTATCGGTCCGGGGATGAACGGCATCGTGCGCCCGATCCTGGTGTCCCGCGGCGAGATCGTCGGTGTCTGGACGCACTCGGTCGCGGTGGGATGGCACGCCGAGCACCCGCTGCCGGAGCTCTTCGTTCCCGATGCGGCGACGGATGCCGAGATCTCGGGCGCACTCGAGCGTTATCGCGACTTCATCACCGGCTGA
- a CDS encoding ABC transporter ATP-binding protein, with the protein MPAPVIDAKNLVKSYSVKGKPDFVAVDGLSFEVAPGESFGLLGPNGAGKSTTMKMIGAVSTRTGGELSILGLDPDQYGPEIRSRLGVVPQQDNLDGELNARENLYIYGRYFGLPGAVCAQKADELLAFAALEDKAKSKVDQLSGGMKRRLTIARGLINDPRILLLDEPTTGLDPQARHVLWDRLFRLKERGTTLLLTTHYMDEAEQLCDRLVVVDKGRIMAEGTPASLIREHSSREVLEVRFGSDRNQQIEPQLRGIGDRVEVLPDRVLIYTENGEHALEEVTRRGLEPLTSLVRRSSLEDVFLRLTGRSLIE; encoded by the coding sequence GTGCCTGCCCCCGTGATCGATGCGAAGAACCTCGTCAAGTCCTATTCCGTGAAGGGCAAGCCCGACTTCGTCGCGGTCGACGGGCTCTCCTTCGAGGTCGCCCCGGGCGAGTCGTTCGGGCTCCTGGGGCCGAACGGCGCCGGCAAGTCCACGACGATGAAGATGATCGGGGCCGTCTCCACGCGCACGGGCGGCGAGCTGTCGATCTTGGGTCTGGACCCCGACCAGTACGGGCCCGAGATCCGCTCCCGCCTCGGGGTCGTCCCGCAGCAGGACAACCTCGACGGCGAGCTGAACGCGCGCGAGAACCTCTACATCTACGGCCGGTACTTCGGCCTGCCGGGCGCGGTGTGCGCGCAGAAGGCGGATGAGCTGCTCGCGTTCGCGGCCCTCGAGGACAAGGCCAAGAGCAAGGTCGACCAGCTGTCCGGCGGCATGAAGCGGCGGCTCACGATCGCGCGCGGACTCATCAACGATCCCCGCATCCTGCTGCTGGACGAGCCGACGACGGGATTGGACCCGCAGGCTCGGCACGTCTTGTGGGACCGCCTCTTCCGTCTGAAGGAGCGCGGCACGACCCTGCTCCTCACGACGCACTACATGGACGAGGCCGAGCAGCTGTGCGACCGCCTGGTCGTGGTCGACAAGGGGCGCATCATGGCGGAGGGCACTCCGGCCTCGCTCATCCGCGAGCACTCGAGCCGTGAGGTGCTCGAAGTGCGCTTCGGCTCCGACCGCAACCAGCAGATCGAGCCGCAGCTGCGGGGGATCGGCGACCGGGTGGAGGTTCTGCCCGATCGCGTCCTGATCTACACGGAGAACGGCGAGCACGCCCTGGAGGAGGTCACCCGGCGGGGTCTCGAGCCGCTCACGAGCCTGGTGCGGCGCTCGAGCTTGGAGGACGTGTTCCTCCGCCTCACCGGAAGGTCGCTGATCGAATGA
- a CDS encoding DUF4436 family protein produces the protein MNRRSVPGGRALVIVIVAAFAVLYGVVVALYAWHERNTTVEGCNGEAPADAVLIKLTPESVNASTDRIVTNLEVLSFGPIGADETGLLTEPLTVLVSDTDGPRTFTIAQDEIPSPQSVNFITTGFIEQWPFDAHTVDIAVVSSREVDGVGEVIPTVLCGSAHVPGWDFSSQEVAGTNEIVIDGQPVTQVRITATRSGATIAFGIVILVLMTVLPVIGLTVAIVAYRGLRKVEATLMSWLAAMLFATIPLRTFLPGSPPIGSWVDYLVVLWVVAGLVLALVIYVRAWLRWSTPGARASVDGAGAVAVAIAAAPAADAVDSSTSGDGAAD, from the coding sequence GTGAACAGGCGGTCGGTGCCCGGCGGGCGTGCCCTCGTGATCGTGATCGTGGCCGCGTTCGCCGTGCTCTACGGCGTGGTGGTCGCGCTGTACGCCTGGCACGAGCGCAACACCACGGTCGAGGGGTGCAACGGAGAGGCGCCGGCCGACGCCGTCCTGATCAAGCTGACGCCTGAATCCGTGAACGCGTCGACCGATCGGATCGTCACGAACCTCGAGGTGCTGTCTTTCGGGCCGATCGGCGCCGATGAGACGGGCCTGCTCACCGAACCCCTCACGGTGCTCGTGAGCGACACGGACGGTCCGCGGACCTTCACGATCGCGCAGGACGAGATCCCCTCACCGCAGTCCGTGAACTTCATCACGACGGGCTTCATCGAGCAGTGGCCGTTCGACGCGCACACCGTCGACATCGCCGTCGTGTCCTCGCGCGAGGTGGACGGGGTCGGGGAGGTCATTCCGACCGTCCTCTGCGGATCGGCCCACGTTCCGGGCTGGGACTTCTCCTCGCAGGAGGTCGCCGGCACGAACGAGATCGTCATCGACGGTCAGCCGGTGACGCAGGTGCGGATCACCGCCACCCGCTCCGGCGCCACGATCGCGTTCGGAATCGTGATCCTCGTGCTCATGACGGTGCTGCCCGTGATCGGCCTCACGGTCGCGATCGTGGCGTACCGCGGTCTCCGCAAGGTGGAGGCCACCCTGATGAGCTGGCTGGCGGCGATGCTCTTCGCCACGATCCCGCTGCGCACGTTCCTTCCCGGGTCACCGCCGATCGGCTCGTGGGTGGACTACCTCGTCGTGCTCTGGGTGGTCGCGGGTCTGGTGCTGGCCCTCGTCATCTACGTGCGCGCGTGGCTGCGCTGGAGCACACCGGGCGCACGCGCGTCCGTGGACGGCGCCGGGGCGGTGGCGGTCGCGATCGCTGCGGCGCCGGCCGCAGACGCCGTCGACTCGTCGACCTCGGGCGACGGCGCCGCCGACTGA